A window of the Brassica napus cultivar Da-Ae chromosome C5, Da-Ae, whole genome shotgun sequence genome harbors these coding sequences:
- the LOC106383982 gene encoding putative F-box only protein 9, which yields MMSEQNWVPMMSEQNWVPMMSEQNWVPMMSDFPPDLVEEILSRVPATSLKRLRSSCKRWNSLFKDHRFAEKHFHKAPRESHLIMLNEFMFCPMNVNLNVFPPSVEFKDEVSLKDFHSNESEEVYISDCFYCDGLLLCTDTYDRLVVWNPCLGETRWIQCEHGYVRYSVFALGYANTTSGRSYKIIMCYRTVVKIYEFGSGSWKVLDDVTLDQVPNGCVSIKGNTYWTNSYIKDDFLFCFDFTKERELNA from the coding sequence ATGATGTCAGAACAAAATTGGGTGCCAATGATGTCAGAACAAAATTGGGTGCCAATGATGTCAGAACAAAATTGGGTGCCAATGATGTCAGATTTTCCTCCAGATTTGGTGGAGGAAATACTCTCTAGGGTTCCAGCCACTTCTCTAAAACGACTACGATCAAGTTGTAAACGATGGAACAGTTTATTCAAAGACCACAGATTCGCAGAGAAACACTTTCATAAAGCTCCAAGGGAGTCTCATCTTATCATGCTGAATGAGTTTATGTTTTGTCCAATGAACGTCAATCTCAACGTTTTTCCTCCCTCAGTAGAGTTTAAAGATGAAGTTAGTCTAAAGGATTTCCATTCTAACGAGTCAGAAGAAGTCTATATATCTGATTGTTTTTACTGCGACGGGTTGTTGTTATGCACCGATACTTACGATAGACTCGTGGTTTGGAATCCGTGTTTAGGGGAAACCAGGTGGATCCAATGTGAACATGGTTATGTGAGATACTCTGTGTTTGCTCTAGGATACGCAAACACCACATCTGGCCGTAGCTACAAAATCATTATGTGTTATCGAACAGTTGTTAAAATCTATGAGTTTGGCTCTGGTTCGTGGAAGGTTCTTGATGACGTTACTCTTGACCAAGTACCAAATGGTTGCGTGTCTATCAAGGGAAATACTTACTGGACCAATTCATATATAAAAGATGACTTCTTATTCTGTTTTGATtttacaaaagagagagagttaaACGCCTGA